In Scleropages formosus chromosome 6, fSclFor1.1, whole genome shotgun sequence, the genomic stretch TCTCCGTGCGTAAACTGACTTTCTCACCGTTTCGGGACGGTTCTTTCTCTGTCCGCGTATGTTCGGCAGGAAGCGGCTCTACGAAGGACTTCTTCGTGGCGTTTTTAGACGGGAGGAGGAAGCGCTAAAGACCCGAGGAGGCGACCGCGGAGCCCCGCCCTCCTATGGCAGCGCGGCACGAAGCTCGGCTGTCCTGATGTAGCTTGGAGCGCGCCATGCTGCGGAGGGGACTCCTGGCCTGGGTGTCCCGGCTGGGGCTCGTGCTGGTGGTGGCCTGCTGCGGCCTGTCCCTGCTCTACATGCTGGCCTGCAGCCCGCGAGCTGACGAGGGGCACCTCCCGCTACCGCGGTCCCACGTCCCCACGGGCAAGGAGGGTTACCAGGCCCTGCTGCAGGAGCGTGAGGAGCAGCACCGCCACTATGTGGGCAGCCTGAAGAAGCAGATCGCCCAGCTGAAGGAAGCCCTGCAGGAGCGCAGCGAGCAGCTGCGCGGCGTGCGGGACTCCCTTGAGCGGACGGGGACCGGAGGGGCCGCGGCGGCCCCGGCGGCCCCGGCGGGCCTGCTGGACGGAGCGGCGGAGCGCGGTGTCGCCGATCTCCAGGAGTTCTTCCGGAGCCAGCTGAGCCGGGCGGAAGCGCACCAGGGCGCGAGGCTGCCCAGCGAGTATGCCGTGGTGCCCTTCGAGAGCTTCACCCTGCAGAAGGTCTACCAGTTGGAGATGGGCCTCACCCGACACCCCGAGGAGAAGCCCGTGCGGAAGGATCGCCGCGATGAGCTGAGCGAGACCGTAGAGAGCGCCCTGCAGGCCCTGAACTCCCCACGGGATGGGGAGAACACCCCGCAACAAAAGGTGTTCTCGCCCGCTGCTTTCATCGAAGGTTAGTTGTCCGCTTCCACACGCGCAGCATGCGGCCCTTTCTGGATAGTTTTGTGCGCTTAACCATGTGTTTTACAACATGTCTATAACTGAAACTGGGCTCAGATCCAGGAGCAGCCTGGACGGCGTATCAGCTCAGTTAGCAAGAGTTTCTTTTCATGCAAATGGAGCACATGCTGATCGAACGGTGCCGAGTTCGCAGCGGAGAGCAACGGCAGTCGTTGTCAACGAGGGTGTCTGGAATCATCCGGCAAACTAGTAATTTAGTCCGTCGGTTTTACttattaattagaaaaaaaatcatacacatTAACATGTTGACAATGCAAATGAGCTTCAGCTGGGAAAATATATTGGCAAACAGAGTAGTACATGGTTGGGAATAACAAGGGGACTGTGCAGTAGCACTGATTACAATGTCACccaaagggaaataaaaatgaaggggCAAGAGCCTAAcaacaatattaaataatagTGTGGAACACTAATGAATTAGGACAATTTCTTCAAAAACTCCAGTTTGACTATTAATGGAAGCAGCTGTTTTGCCCATTGATGTATGTTTGATGTGGCGATCAATCAGCTGTATCGTGTTTACGGTACTTCTCATTTTCACATTACGGAAGATAGTATTGGCGATAGTGTGCAAAAGTATAGGCGTTTTGTTTTAAAACGATCACCGTGGTCTCTAAGGAAACGGgaggtttgggttagggttagggcagCAGGAGAACTCCGTCACTTACAGTATACGTTGGGAGGGTCTATTAATGACGGCAGTGCTGGACCGGACAACAGGGAGATGGTtcagtgtcagctgaacaatgAGCATGTACCTTATTGTATTAATCCAGTTTCGAACAGGTTGCGCTGGTGAAACGCACTCTTGGAGTTTGCTTTGTACTGAGTTGTTGTACAACATTATTGATCAATTGATTTGCATTGCAACTGTTATTAGTCTCTTGCAGTTTTGCATCTGATGGTGAtacaaggggaaaaaagcatcttcCTGTCTTCCTTATTGcacttaattacatttatttgttcgccagacattttttctccaaagtgacctataaGCTATACTACTTATgagccactcatccatacaccggTGAAGCACAATTTCCATCTGCCACTCACATATACACGCTATAGATGATTTTATAGTCAGCGAGCTATCTGGGCAGCATGTGTTtgaactgtggtaggaaaccagagcacccagcgaaaacccatgcaggcacagggagaacactgactccacgcagactgagcggggatccaGCCCGCATTCCCTCACACCACGCAAGTTCTGTGAGACGGCAGTGCCGCTCTCTGTTCCGCTGTGCCACTTAATTGCATGGTAACTTAAGTAATGATCAGACAAACTGTTGAGTAAACTCGGTACTTTAACAGCTGCATGCCTGAAATGCACTGCGTTTACCCTGAGTTCTCTGTCGTGTCGGTGAGAAGTatcttctaaataaatgatTGTAACTGTAAATGATAGAGGCAGCGAGCTTTTCTCAGGCTGGTTATGGACATGTCATGAAACATTTCAGAGTTTGTACCGCAGTGCCAATAGAAATTTTACTACTTTAACACTTTTACTGCTTCTCTGCCGGCTGAATCAGCTGGAGATCTCTCTCTTCAAACGAGCACCGCATTCAAAttcaaataataaacaaacacacatcagtCAAACATCAAAATGGAACGCGGCGTCCGTAATGCTTTAGATGAAAATCCGACTCCGGACGAATCTCTGAGAATTTTTCCATACAAAGCCGTATAATGTAATCTTTTTTCAAAAGGCATGAATCATCTACCCTGGTGGAGCTCAGCTTTTCTAACACTATAACTCTCTGTCACATTGTGTGAAATGTAACTCCGCTGCAGTATGTGCCTTCTCGCACGAGGTAAGGTGCTGCATAACTCACCTGAAACGGGCAGAGTGAACATTTTTGGCGccagagacttttttttttgactctcCTTTTGACAGCAGCTGGTGTAGGGGTTGCAGTCGTTGCCTTGCATTCTGAAGGTCCGAGGTTCAAGTCCCCACTTGTGCTGATGGGTAAGGTACTTAACTCGAATTGATGCTGTTAtaattccctgctgtataaatgggtaaatcactgtaaatgtgtttatctagtgggggtgtggtggcgcagtgggttgaaccacagtcctgctctccggtgggtctggggttcgagtcccacttggggtgccttgtgacgggctggtgtcctgtcctgggtgtgtcccctccccttatgccctgtgttaccgggtaggctccggttccccgcgaccctgtatgggacaagtggttctgaaaatgtgtgtgtttatctaaCATGTAAGTTTAGATGTACTGCAGTGTGCAAACCTAAAATGCCAAGTTTTAGGTTCCACCTTAGGCAGACGTGTCagttaattaataaatacacacacacacaaagtgtacAACCGTTTGTCCTGGGCAGgatcgcggcaaactggagcctaacccagcaacgcagggtgcaaggctgaagggggaggggacgcactccggaggggatgccagtctgccgcaaggcaccccaagcaggactcgaaccccggacccaccacggagcaggccccggccaaacctgcagactctacatttgttcatttagttgatgcttttctccaaagcaacttgtcaTATTAAGTTATATGCAattctttactcatttatgcatctgggtaattttactggaacaatttagggtaagtagtcTACTCAATGGTAGTACTGCTGGAGGCAGGAtatgaacctctgacctttggggtccaaaggcagcagcctgaaacactacactaccaactccCTGAAGCTGACCTGCACGGATATGACAGTATACAAAATAATGTCTAGCAAAAGgcagttaatttttacttttaatttctcattttctcattttgaaagcatcaactgaaattaataatttgaaaaaccACTTTACTGGAGGAAAGGCTGTTCTTCATGAACTCTGTGAGACAATGTAGGCTTCTGTGGCAGACAGTGCAGGATTGAGGGTAGGACGTCCTGTCGGACGGTCTGCCGGATTGTTCCGCAAAGGAAATTAACGCAGATGTCTCGGATTCCCGTGGCACCGGGTGCTGCGAGAGCTCTTTGTCTCAGCGGAAGATCCGAAACCCAGAGCAAGCTTCTGCTTTGTTTAACCAGTCAGACCGGACCCTGACCCGAGCTTCTACTTCCTCTCCACTCAGAGGTGACACAGAAATAAGTTCTGGCTCTAGtgattcataaataaatgtgatcaaGAGAAATGGGACAGCAGTATcgtgcctgggctgtgggtttggatgtgggctCGAATCCAGCTTTGCGTGGGAttcacatgttctcccagtTACTTTCATTACATACCATGGTTTCCATCAGTATGTATCAGAATCCAAATACTGTTACAGTAATCCACATcattatatttttctccaaataatAGTTTGACCGTACCATGTCTACATTAGGAGGTAATACGTTTAATTCAAACGAATGTGTTTCTCAGTCtgggaaggaaaaaagttttCTGCCGAGATCATAATACTGTAAATCTACCCTCTGGAGGTTGATTCATCTGATCCTCGATCTACCATGGGAAACGCCTTATTTTATCAGCCTGTTTTTACGTAGAATTTCGAGGCCCAGCTCACACTTGGTTGTGATTGTAGATGGGAGTCCTGCCGCTGCAGTACCTGCTCCTGCAGGATGAGCTTCAGTCTGTGCCAAGACCTTGAACGCTGTCGGTCTTTCTCTCGTTGTCACCGGATCCGCTGCTTTATGCCTTCGGACACCCAGTTTAATGGAGAGCCAGTCGTGGCAGCACCATCTGCTTTTATGTAGTGTGACAGCTGCCCCAGCTATGAATGGCTTATATTTGACAAGACTGTCTGCTCCTGCTGGATGTTTTCCTTTCAGATCGTTTGTGGCCTTTTTCATCAgactggttttatttttattattaacccGATGGCTTCATTCAAGGCAACGCGGTGGCGGGTTTGTCCTGTACAGCAAGCTGCAAATAcgtacccatttgtacagcaaggTACGTGATAGCGTTCCAGGGTAAATGCTCTCGTCAATGGCACCACGGTAGGAGGTGGTATTCAGACGCAACATTTTCCAATATCGAGGGAACGGCTCTCATtgctataccacctgctgctctaagAAAATGGAGATTTGTGGGCTTACTATGAAAATTATTCATGCACAAGAcggataaaaacattttttttttacgtatAAAGGCATAGCACGAAATAGCTGACTGATTTATCCCCAGTGGATACAATTAACGTAACAGTGGAGGATTTacaagttccattttctttttcgGTACAATCCCGTTTTAAAGCATgttccatttaaattaaaataaagtgaatttgTTTGCTCTCACCaaataataaaacttttttaatttcaaaccGTTCCCACTGTGTCCATAAGCGGTAGCAGACGTCTGAAGAAATGGTTTTCTTACTTGTGGCATTAGACAGACAATAACGAAAATAAAATtagcaacagaaacatttttattatcgCAGATACTCTTTTTAGCGTGCAAGCATTACAAATCCGTGGCAGAGTAGCTGCGAGATGGGGGgagaaagccaaaaaaaatagtttctttCATACAGGACTTTATGCTATAATGCAtctcagaaatattttttggatTTGTATGGCTGCTTCCTGTTATATCTGCCAATTTCTTGCCcgaaacattgtttttttgtgtagcACTTTGCCAAGCTacaatactgcatttttttgctccttttccaATAAAAGAAGGAATCCGATGTTTTTGCTTTAATGATAAACCGGAACTGTTTATCATACTCCTAGTGTCCGGAGTGTGATATTTGCCGTAGAATCAATTTTCTGTGACGGACTAGTTTTCGTCCGAGAAGTCTGCTTGTACGGAAGTGAAAAAATCGCGCCGTGACCTCGTGCTCTGACAGTTTCGCAGTTTTACTGCTCAGTTGCAAATAGACTTGTTTGTATGCCTCATTGCACTGTTTTGGGGAAATCAATATGTTCTTAGATTGAAAATCCTGCACCTTTCACCTGCTGTGATTTACCAACATACACTGTTGCGTCAACTTTTGGAAATGGAATACAAATGATGTATAAATTCGCTATGTGTTTCTTTATGGAAAGATTCCATAGTTATTAACCAAAGAGTGAGCGCCTTTGTTGCAGCGCtccatgtttttattataattcCCTCCTCGCTCTGCGGGGTGATCCGAAAGGACGTCTCATCAATTGCAACGTCCCACCTTGGCAGGGATCTCCCGGACCGAGAAGGACAAGGGCACGTTGTACGAGCTCACCTTCAAGACCGACCGCAGCCATGAGTTCAGGAGGCTGGTCTTCTTCCGCCCGTTCGGCCCGCTGATGAAGGTCAAGAACGAGAGGGTGGACACAGCCTACATGCCCATCAACATTGTGGTTCCTTTGGCCAAGCGAGCGGACAAGTTCAGACAATTCATGCACAACTTCAGGTAAAGGgcttctgctttttctgcacTTTTGTATCCTGGTCCTATTGGTTCACATTTTCTCAGTCTGGCCATCCAGTTGGTTTGTATGCCGAACATCTTACAATAATTAAGGGTGCTGCTGCAAGAGGAGGGACTGGAACAGTTACAGCAGTTATGTTGTACTTCAACTTTGGATGAAAGGCGACAGTGGACAATCATCTGGGCTTATAGTGCAGCAGTTGTCGAGTGGTCAGTCCCAGGAGGTGCCCTAGTGTTGCACTGTGGACTGACCCACTAAAACaaaattgcttctgtaaaatatatttgGATGAAATCTGAAAAGGCACCACGCCAAATGTCACTGCATTGGGCTCATTCGCCGTTGTTCTGACCTACATGTCATTTCTACAAAATGCAGTGGCTTTTTGGTGAATCCAAGCTAACAAGCATGAATACAGCATTTTGCAAATAATTATGGTCTAACAGATGAGCTCTGTCGGTGAACAGTACATACATCTCAAGTCTTTCAAGCCTCAGTTGATACCAACTATGTGGAACGCTGGTCCTAGTTGAGCGGCTTTTATTATCCCAACTAGTAGAAGAGTGTCTGGGGATTGTGTTTAGTTTTCTTAAATACCTGTAAATGGAGCTCTTGCGTTATACATTAGCGTTGTTTTACACAACCTCTACGAAAAGTTTGAAaacacttgctgaaactgcGTTTTCACGAGGCCTTTGTTTGGTTTGAGCGGGTCGGCCACATGTCCTtgcagctcttctgcagaagctcccagagatgtaggacaccgcgtttttgctttgttttcattcttctgtCCATTTCAGCCCATACAAGTAATAAGCTTTTCCTCTGTGAATTTGAAGCGCTGCATAATAAAAATCAAGATTATATGCATCATGACAGGGAGAATGAAATGTTTCCGTCGATATCAATCGTTGTCTTCATGAGTAATCACCTTGGGATGGAAATCTGTGAAACCGTAATCTCACTGTACCACAATATTTATACAGAAGCACACAGGGAGTTGCAGGGGTGTGGTTTTCTTGGCGTGTAGAATGACAAAGCTTTCGGTCGCCAACCACCCACAGAGGCCTACAGACTTGCCTGAGAAGCATTATTCACATACTGATGACTTTCTCACACACAGGACGTTCTTTAATTTAGGAAATGCATACAAATTGCCTTTGTGTTTATCTGTCTCCGGTGACCCTGCGTCTTGTCTTTGTCGCAAAGTGTCGTGGGGGGAAAGGTTTAGCAGCAAAATGTATGTTCTAATTTAGTACCTGACTGTAAACACTTGCGCACAAGTGACTGATTTTCATACTGCCTATAGCACTGACACATTTATTATGctcttaaaacatttaatatctATTTTATGACAGCTTGCAACGCAGGCTTATCTGAGAGTTCCTACTTGGGAATTTGCACATGAATAAGTAATGGGTCTTGGCCACAAAACTACTTGCATTTGTGTCGCTGTACACATTCTCACGCAGAGGAAGCCTTGCTTCAGGCCACAAAATACTGCCCTGCTATAAGGTGACCAAATATTGctgtacatttccattttgattCAATTAAAAGCTGTTTCTTGTACGAAAACAAAAATCTCCGTTATGAGCTCACCAGTGATTACAAGGTGCAATACTTTTCGCATCCTtccaaaaaaggtttttttgatatactgtatttctagGATCTCTAGGAAATTGCCCAAAACTTGTAATGTGGACAAAATGTTTTGCTGGGTCAGAGGAGGACACGGCAGAGGACGTACTTAAAGCCATTCTTGAAGCATCATTAGAAGTCTTCCTTTCGCAAACAGCTGGCACATTCCAACACTTTCGGCTCTGACAATTTTTCAGATGAAAGGTACCATTATCATCGATTTCCGACAGATGATTTCCGTCATCATTAAGCGCCGTCTTTCACTGCAGAACGTGTCTCTGTGTTCTACAACACTTGCTTCAAAACTTGTCGTGGACGCTCTGGTCCTGTGAACTCTGACGTAAGTCGTAGGTCTTGTGATGTCAAATGTCACTTTCTCTGAACGGTTCCATTGCATCATCTGTAGATCGCCGTTTgattatgaaatatataatgataCAGGTGTTTTTGTGGTGCTCCGTCATGGGGATCTGCCTTTGAACGGAGTTTCTCGTCAATTTCCGTGACGGTGTAGTCTCACCGTTTGCTATGCAAGACACAAAGAGGGGAGCACAAGATAAAAGGTCGTGTCAGTAGAAGCGGTTCCTAGCGTCCAAGGTATGCTAGTTTGTCCCTGTTCCGTCAAATATCcgtttaaatggaaatatttcatatgtaacatttacctgacacttttctctaaggaaattgagtgttaaggtacttacacttatttacccatttatacaggtgggtaattttgctggagcaatttagggtaagtactttgttc encodes the following:
- the csgalnact1a gene encoding chondroitin sulfate N-acetylgalactosaminyltransferase 1 — protein: MLRRGLLAWVSRLGLVLVVACCGLSLLYMLACSPRADEGHLPLPRSHVPTGKEGYQALLQEREEQHRHYVGSLKKQIAQLKEALQERSEQLRGVRDSLERTGTGGAAAAPAAPAGLLDGAAERGVADLQEFFRSQLSRAEAHQGARLPSEYAVVPFESFTLQKVYQLEMGLTRHPEEKPVRKDRRDELSETVESALQALNSPRDGENTPQQKVFSPAAFIEGISRTEKDKGTLYELTFKTDRSHEFRRLVFFRPFGPLMKVKNERVDTAYMPINIVVPLAKRADKFRQFMHNFREVCIREDGKVHLTVVYFGKDQVSDVKAILENTSREINFKNFTLIQLNEEFSRGRGLDVGARAWKGNNVLLFFCDVDIYFTADFLNSCRLNAQPGKKVFYPILFSQYNPALIYGHRDNIPPIEQQLVIKKDTGFWRDFGFGMTCQYRSDFINIGGFDVDIKGWGGEDVHLYRKYLHSNLLVVRAPSRSLFHLWHEKHCADELPPEQYKMCMQSKAMNEASHGQLGMLFFRHEIEAHLRKQKHKAAGKKT